The genome window CTTTGCGTTATCCTAGAGGTAGAGTAGTTGGTGTATCATGTGATGAGCCTTTAAAAACTTTATCTATTGGAGAAGCAGAGGTATTGGTAGAGGGAGAAGATATCCTTATTCTTGCTATTGGACAAGTAGTAATACCTGCTCTTGAGGCTGTAAGTCGTTTACAATCTGAAGGTTTTTATCCTGCCCTTATTAATGCTCGTTTTGTTAAACCATTAGATGAGGATTTAATTAAAAGAATGGCACCAAATTTTAAAGCTATTATTACAATAGAAGAAAATGTCCTTTTTGGTGGATTTGGAAGCGCTGTGCTTGAAATTCTTTCTGATTTAAAAATATTTACACCTGTCTTTAGAATAGGTTTGCCTGATGTCTTTATTGAACATGGCCCACAATCACTTTTGCGTAAAAAATATGGTCTTGATGTTGAAGGAGTTTATCAAATAGCAAAGAATTTATTTTTAAAATATGGGACAAAAAGTAAGATTAGACAAGTTGCTTTTGGAAAGAGGTTTAGCAAAGAGTCGTGAAAGGGCAAAGGCTTTAATCCTTTGCGGTCAAGTATTAGTAAATAAAAAAGTTATTGATAAAGCAGGTACTTTAGTAGATGTTACTTCTTTAATAGAACTTAAATCTCCTGATCATCCTTATGTTAGCCGGGGAGGGATTAAGCTTGAGGCAGCAATTAAAAATTTTAATATAAATTTAAAAGATAAAATTGCTTTAGATGTTGGTGCTTCTACAGGTGGTTTTACTGATTGCCTTTTAAAACATGGGGCAAAAAAGGTCTATGCTGTAGATGTAGGTTATGGTCTTTTAGACTGGAGATTGCGTCAAGACAAAAGAGTTATATTAATTGAACGTCAAAATATACGATATTTACCAAAGGAAAAAATTCCTGAACCAATAGATATTGCTACTGTTGATGTTTCCTTTATTTCAGTAAAAAAAGTTATACCAAAAGTGACAGAGTTTTTAAATCCTAAAGGAGAAATAATTATTTTGATAAAACCTCAATTTGAAGTAGGAAGAGAAAAAGTAGGAAAAGGGGGCATTGTGAGAGATGAAGCAATAAGACAGGAAGCAGTAAAAGAAATAGTCAATTTTTGTAAAAAACTTGGTTTTCATATAATAGGAGTAATACCATCACCTATCTTAGGAGCAAAAGGTAATCAAGAATATCTTGCCTATGGCAAAAAAGGAGGAAATAATGCGTAAAGACCGATTGATTCAAGAAAAAATTCATGACCCTTATTATGAAGAAAAAAAATATCCAGATGGTGTTGTTTGTCCAAACTGTCAAGCCATATATAGAGATGGGCGTTGGGTCTGGCCTGAAAAAGGAGAAAAAATTCCTCCTAATAGTGATGAATATTTATGCCCTGCTTGTCGGCGGATTAGGGACAAATATCCTGCTGGAGTAGTTGTATTTTCAGGCAGTTATTTTGAAGAACATAGAGAAGAAATTTTAAACTTAGTAAATAATATTATTGAAGAAGAGATAGAACGTTCTCCAGTAAAAAAACTTATAAATACAGAAGAAACAGAAGAAGGTCTTGTTTTCAATTTTACTGATGATAGTTTGGCTCGCAGAGTAGGTGAAGCTGTTGCACGTGCGCATAAAGGAGAACTTGAGATGAAATATTTAGAGGGAGCAAAATTTATCTATGTAGCATGGCAAAGAGAGAAATGATTAGAAAATTGCTTTTAATGCATTAGATGACATTTTCTGTATAAGTTTGTTCTTTAGTTGATCAAAATCTATATTGCTCAATCCGACAATTTCAAGCGCTAATGAATTGGGTGTTCTGTTGTTTAAAATCATGTCAATAAGATGGATAATGGCGCAAGTTAGATGTTCAGAAGGAGCATCAGATAAATTATGATGGTATGAAAGAGGAATTGAGAGCACGTCTGGAAATGCCCAGCGTGTTGATAGAGCCAGATTGACATCTTGATGATTAAAGCCCAGTTTTGCTTCTTCTCGTTCTATATGAGTGGCAGAATCAGATGTATAAATAGCAGCTACCAAGTGTGGAAAATTAAAGGCAATAATTGCTTTTCCAATATCATGGAGTAAGGCTGCTGTAGCTATCTCAGGGCCTTTTAGAATATTTTCACGTAAGGGTATAATAGCTATAAGCTCATGAGCTAACAATGCAGATTTTGTTAAATGTTTGTAGATAGTATTAAGAAATTTTCTAATAGATGGTGGATACTGTAATTCATAAAGGTGCATCATAACTAATATTCCTTTAAGGGCAGTAAGACCTAGAACCATAACAGCATGGGAAAGTGATGAAACTCTAAATCTCATTCCATAAAATGGAGAATTTGCAATTCTAAGAATATGAGCGGAAAGTCCGGGATCACGAGAAATTTCAGCGGCTATTATACGGGCATTAGCGTGAGGATTATCAAGAAGGGTAAGTGTTTTTCGGATTGATTCTTTCATTGCTGGCACCCTCAAATTAAAGGTTAACTTATATCTCCAAGATTTTCTTGTTTCAACTTTGAGAAATACGGTGTTCATAGCAGTATTTTTTATATCGGAAAAAGAACTGAAATTGTCAGGTAGGTTAGTAGGATGTTGGCTGGCTATTTAGTAAGGCGTCAATAAGTAGTATAGAAAAAATGTGAAATATTACCTTACACAGGAATTAAGCACTCAATATCTAGGCG of Candidatus Desulfofervidus auxilii contains these proteins:
- a CDS encoding TlyA family RNA methyltransferase, coding for MGQKVRLDKLLLERGLAKSRERAKALILCGQVLVNKKVIDKAGTLVDVTSLIELKSPDHPYVSRGGIKLEAAIKNFNINLKDKIALDVGASTGGFTDCLLKHGAKKVYAVDVGYGLLDWRLRQDKRVILIERQNIRYLPKEKIPEPIDIATVDVSFISVKKVIPKVTEFLNPKGEIIILIKPQFEVGREKVGKGGIVRDEAIRQEAVKEIVNFCKKLGFHIIGVIPSPILGAKGNQEYLAYGKKGGNNA
- a CDS encoding HDOD domain-containing protein, which translates into the protein MKESIRKTLTLLDNPHANARIIAAEISRDPGLSAHILRIANSPFYGMRFRVSSLSHAVMVLGLTALKGILVMMHLYELQYPPSIRKFLNTIYKHLTKSALLAHELIAIIPLRENILKGPEIATAALLHDIGKAIIAFNFPHLVAAIYTSDSATHIEREEAKLGFNHQDVNLALSTRWAFPDVLSIPLSYHHNLSDAPSEHLTCAIIHLIDMILNNRTPNSLALEIVGLSNIDFDQLKNKLIQKMSSNALKAIF
- a CDS encoding 60S ribosomal export protein NMD3 — its product is MRKDRLIQEKIHDPYYEEKKYPDGVVCPNCQAIYRDGRWVWPEKGEKIPPNSDEYLCPACRRIRDKYPAGVVVFSGSYFEEHREEILNLVNNIIEEEIERSPVKKLINTEETEEGLVFNFTDDSLARRVGEAVARAHKGELEMKYLEGAKFIYVAWQREK